TATGTATTGAATCCAGGAAACTGTATTTGTATCATAgtaacaaaattaattgaatgCATATGGTATATAAAGTAGACCTGGTTTATCCTTTGAAAGATATACCATAGTACCAGTAGGTCGAGGGTTAACTAGAGAAAATAACTGGTAATGCGTTTTATATTGAAACCTAAAATGTACGTCAGACACACAAACCTGTAAATGAAGGTAGCCCTTGTCTCGCCTCAGAATTTGCAACCAATTTGAGAAAGCTTTCGATTTCCTCTCGTCATCTCTGAGCACATCTACCGTTACTTCAGGTAACCATGGAAACTGTCGCTGTAGTTCCCCCAAATAATACTGATGATGTTTATTAATGCCAGATGGCAAGAACACTTCGCAGTATTGTATGTCTGCTGTGTCGATGTTAGTGGTACACAGTTCCGGGATCTCTCCCATATAAACGTCCAAGTTTAATTTTTGCTGGATGGAAACCATCGGGGTGTAAATATTCTCGTTCCGAATTGTGTTTCTAAGCTGCGGACTAGGAGGCTGATTAAGTGAGTTGTTTAAAGAAATGCAGCAGCATTGTCCAGGTAAAGAATTGATTAATGAGTCCGACATATCTAGTTCACATCCTGGTGTGGTTGGCCCATCTGGTAGCTGACATTTTGGACAAACTGATGCAGCACcatttttatgaatgtttacGTTATCTGCACTACGCCATTTCTTATATAATTGATTGCTGTATTGGCTTCCTTCATATTGAACTTGTAACGGATTGTTCTTTACTTTTGTAAAACATGGACTTTTAGCTCCAGTTTTACGAACATAAAATTGCGAGAGAGAACTTTTATGTTTTGGTTCGGGAGTAGTCGGTGATGACGGGACTTTTTCAGTTTCCTGCCAACTTACATCATCAATTGCACTAGTACTACACGCTTTACGCAGGTCCGAGTAACGCTTATCACTATCTGTTTCTGGAATCGTTTCTGGGATGTTAGCCCTGCTCTTTTGAACTCCATCTAGAATACTTGAACGATATTCACAATCCTGGTCTGCGTGGCTTTGTATCCACGTTTCAATCATTTGACTAAGTACCGAAAAGGATGGTAATTCGTTATCTCCAGAGCCTTTTGCGTAAATCGTTGTACGACTCCTGGGAACATTTCGAAAGTGAAAGGGTGTTGGGGAGTGTGAGTTCAGATGGCGTGACCAGCCCGGAACCTTATTATTTGTACCAAGTACAgaattattgtcttttttattattcttctttgtGTTAAAATTTGATAATGATTCCTGTTGGGATGAGATGCCGCTATCGGTGCTGCAGATGCTCTTTCTCTTTGATGAGCCATCAGGAAGGAGTTGTAGAAGATCGTTTGTTGAATCCAGACCAAATAGATCATTATCTCCCGTTTCTGTTCCTGATGAATCAGAACTACTTCTTGACTCATTACTTTCCTTCTCAACAGTTTTTTTATTAACTTCTTTTGTAAGTGTCCTCGAGTTTTTACTTAATTCTTCTTCCAAGCTCTTTGTCGCACATGTTAGCTCACACTGTTTTTTCAAAGTATTCATTTGTTCGTTTTCTTCCTGAAATTCTTTGAGTAAATTCACAAGACTTTCTCGATATTTTCTATCGTACAATACTCGATGATTCAGTACTTCGTCAGGTTTTCTCGTGTTTATACCTTCTAATTTTTCACTTTCTTTTTCCATTTCCATAACTTGGTTGTGTGCTTCCTCCAGAAGCATGTCCAAATGTTTGGTAGTAAGATCGTTAAAGACTGGAGGTGGCATGCTTTGAACAAAATGATGTCTGTGACCACCACCGACATACGCTGCCGTCTTTACTGGATGATCTTCTGCAACATATCGATTCAAACCAGAAAGCTCTAAAGACTCTTTGATGGACTTTATGTTTCTTATTTGCAATGGTGATGACGTTACCTCTGCATCTACACTTTTTGGAGAATATTCTTGAGGTGTTTGGTCGGGTTTATCAGTTTCAACATTCAATTTGTTTTCAGTTTCTTCATCACCTTTAAGAAatgcaaaattattttttccagaAGCACTGAGATGCTTTCGACAATTATCCGTTGATGACCATAACAACATCTCACACAACATAATACCAAATGCACGGACATCTGCTACAAAGAGTTCCACATTTTCCGCCCACTCACTGTCATGAAAGACTTTTAAGGAGATCGAACCTGGAACATTCAGGTAATGATCTTCAATTGTTCTGTTTGCTTCCTCTTGCTTTTGTAATGTTCCTCCACGTTTTCTTCGTCTGATAGTTGAAACATCCTTTGCTTTTCCGAATTCTGATATTACCACTCTAAATTCTGAATtctgaaattgaataaatatacaattaGTGATTTGTTACTACTAAATATGCAAtctaaaatttttttttcttcaaaattaatatactgtaataataaaatgaataaaaacataaatgttaAGTCATACATACTAATTATCTTATATTTAATTATGCAATGTGAACAACGAACATATGGACATAATTAATCAAACTTCATCATCAAGTCATTAACAATTTCGatccaatatttttaattaactgTTGCATCTCTCCTTGGAAATGACTTTGGgattttaaagaaatgttgACTTTTTACAAACTTTGATGGATATTGTATTCCTTGtggatattttattaataaaacatttttttagattcatCATCACATGACAACGTGCAAGTGTAAGATTAAAGAATGAACGTAATGGAAGTTAAGAATGAACTTAATGGAAGTTAAGAATGAACTTAATAAAAGTTAAGAATGAACTTAATGGAAGTTAAGAATGAACTTAATGGAAGTTAAGAATGAACTTAATAGAAGTTAAGAATAAACTTAATGGAAGTTAAGAATGAACTTAATGGAAGTTAAGAATAAACTTAATAAAGTTAAGAATGAACTTAATAAAGTTAAGAATGAACTTAATAAAGTTAAGAATGAACTTAATGGAAGTTAAGAATGATTTtaattcattcatctttttatttcagaatatcatgatgacataatatatccatagcaaaagagaaaaaaaaatcttaatctaagaGCTCATcatagaacaaaaataaaaatatataatataaagtcaatgcaacaagGCATTCCATTGTATGTGCATTCTTGACAAATAGCCAGGATCAAAGAATTACTACTTGCATTcacacaatttttaaaactaaaaacagattttctaaTGAACTCATCAAAGACAAACATCATGCTTGGACTTAATTTCTAGGCTGCTTCAGCAGCAAACATAAGACATTGTTATAACATACTTTCAGTGATCTCAGAGTGcttttattatatatacacCATTAGGTAATGGAAGTTAAGAATGAACTTAATGGAAGTTAAGAATAAACTTAATGGAAGTTAAGAATGAACTTAATGGAAGTTAAGAATAAACTTAATGGAAGTTAAGAATGAACTTAATGGAAGTTAAGAATAAACTTAATGGAAGTTAAGAATGAACTTAATGGAAGTTAAGAATAAACTTAATGAAAGTTAAGAATGAACTTAATGGAAGTTAAGAATAAACTTAATGGAAGTTTAGAATGAACTTAATGGAAGTTAGGAATGAACTTAATGCAAGTTAAGAATGAACTTATTGGAAGTTAAGAATGAACTTATTGGAAGTTAAGAATGaacttattatggaagttaAGAATAAACTTAATGGAAGTTAAGAATGAACTTAATGGAAGTTAAGAATGAACTTAATGGAAGTTAAGAATAAACTTAATGGAAGTTAAGAATGAACTTAATAGAAGTTAAGAATGAACTTAATGGAAGTTAGGAATGAACTTAATGGACGTTAAGAATGAACTTAATGGAAGTTAGGAATGAACTTAATGGACGTTAAGAATGAACAATGACAtatcaaacaaacaatatttcCAATGTAGAAAATTTATGTTAGTATATACCTAAATATTAAGTAATAACTACTGACCTCAATACTTCCCCCAATGGAATTTAGTCGGGATTATAAAATAGGATGACTAAGAAGCGTTTAGGCTTTCCAAGGATTTTATAACTAAAATCATGGAAAAGTGTTATCACTCTGGGCATCTATTCTGTTgttagtttatttattataatcaaaacttttcttttttaatgttttgtaggtaaaatgtttaatttggaTAACAATTCAAAACAACTGAATATACAGTACCAGAAAAAGACAAATGTACAACAGGCGAAAACATTTctaataattaaattcattttaattggaGTATTAATTTACTTGCGtaggaaattaaaaaaaacattattccAGGAAAAAACatgtacaattaaaataaatataatataaaatgaaactATTCATAAACTTTTATTGGACATTCAACATAGGAAACTTAAATGTCCAATGAAAAGTATTTGTGCCGACGACGGTGCCAGCATTAGGGCCGTCACTACGTACCAAGACCTGGGCGTGATGACTCATTGAGAAATACAAGAGTGTAATCCAATTATACTATGGACAAGTCCAGAAGACCAAGGACATTATAGACCAAGATCAAATACGTTAGTCATTTCTGAATGTTCACAACAGCTGGGATCGACTGAATGTTGACAAAgacactatatatatatatatatagcattgtcatttttttcagtaatttgccttaggatttatatatatatatatataaatccaaaggcaaattactgaaaaaaatgacataatttgcctttggatttatatatatatatatataaatccaaaggcaaattacagaaaaaaatgacaatgctgtgggtatcagtggctggatctcaatggagatacaaaaaaaaaagcgaaaagctaaatcaaaacgataaagtaaacagccagaaaagttagcagagctttcggggcaacactagcccttcatcagttcatcattattctttatttcaaataaaaacatatgAATGTAACAAACATCCTTAAGGTCACAGCTTGGGGGACCAAGATGCAAGGCAAGACAAGACAACTAATacaaaacacttaaaataagaagCTAAAAATTGTAAACACATCCAAAAGGCATAACATTCAGATTGTTATAAAATGTTCTTTTCAGTGTATGTACCTCCACATGGCATTTACTGTCCAGTATCATgacaaattctgtaatacagtatcacatgtaTCATACTGTATGTGGAGTATTATGTTAGGATAAGCTATGGCCTATGATACATGTGTGACACTGTATCCCATAATGTGCCTGTGATACTGTATACACATTATAGATACTGATTCAAGAATATCTGCTAAACATATTGAcgagaacaaaattaaaaacatgattCCAATCATAGAGTAAAGAATTTTCACTCCAAActaatttaataaatgaaagGACTGTATAATCTAGTGTGGTACTGCAGTAATTCTAGTACAATACTGCAGTAATCTAAGTTTACTTTGGTATAGAACAGTTTGATATTTCTATTTGAAGCGTGTAGTATACTATTGCAGTAAATAGTGAAAATACTGCTGTAACATGACAGAGTGTCAATcagatttaaaaataatgttaaagacCGACACAAAAACACATGTGAAGTGACTTAATCAAAAGTAAGGAAATTAACATGTCAAAgagatttataaaatgttgttgCAAACTAGCCGGATAAAATCGGAcgattattaaaatcaaatgaATGTCATAAAAACTGCCAGACAGCAGGGTTGTATTCTCGCAGAATTACGCAAACTTGATTAGATGCTGCCCAGGATATGAGCAATTTTATTTCTGAATGTCATGCAACAAAAGATTTACATCGTTTTATTGCTTTATTATGACATGTTTTATggtattataaatatatctcGTAAAGAatcaagaaatatatttttggaTTTTGAAAGTATGTgaaattgaatttaataatGTGATAAAAATACATGTGATTTGATGAGTGAAAATACGGACATCATACAGTACTTTCATTTAAGTCCAAATTATCAGGATGGAAatcaaatatacaaaatgatgTTGAGATCAGGGTGCAAGTTAATTTTTGAGTGAATAGTATTgtgttttaaagatgtattatcacacaaaacatgaacaaatacGAAAGAATAAATCAAACAATGAAGAGgcaattttatatttgtaatgaAGTTACTAAAGTTTGTCACAAAGAAAATGGGAAAAAatgaatttgattaaaaaaaaagataaaaataataataaattttaaataatcatttttcaACCAAATTTTACAAGAAATCTAGATTCACTCCTTCAGCTTCTGGTTgacttcatttttaaatttacaattctatcaaataaataaattttttaaattttattacagtaattaaggggacaatatatcttttaacaaaatagtttacattttcaattgttatgtgtttgtttttaagTGTTTAACTATATACAAAAccaaaacattgtttaaattt
The window above is part of the Antedon mediterranea chromosome 10, ecAntMedi1.1, whole genome shotgun sequence genome. Proteins encoded here:
- the LOC140060820 gene encoding uncharacterized protein, with product MFGLSSVPYLPVQYFKPTVQTYWNTLCLVLRPPQESLWIYTLVLFCYSAFVVLTISLEILLIICQLQRQKNTLVMAIPMEARVIRREIVFAKRFSFIILATTVCWIPVLVIGFNAYAGSSISTGLIQWVFGFVLPFESIVNPLLYLATLGMEQGRVGLFLHSCKQKVSGSGTTIKMKLQQLTGSVSMPRDMYICREPDNDQIESLQRSTKSPPPTDVKWLQTLQMAGHEKGKSMFGKIEWTSRTSNASRQGMIKLFSKSHYKRWKNEISTLEKITFAGGHPNVLMKHWHSDNHKTIVIGGPPSTQSSILAVERYLCSPFFEYGNLQNFLLEHQQGKLTDTTIHKITSHISEGLCFLHSRNIIHNRIQATNILIGGGNSKNSEFRVVISEFGKAKDVSTIRRRKRGGTLQKQEEANRTIEDHYLNVPGSISLKVFHDSEWAENVELFVADVRAFGIMLCEMLLWSSTDNCRKHLSASGKNNFAFLKGDEETENKLNVETDKPDQTPQEYSPKSVDAEVTSSPLQIRNIKSIKESLELSGLNRYVAEDHPVKTAAYVGGGHRHHFVQSMPPPVFNDLTTKHLDMLLEEAHNQVMEMEKESEKLEGINTRKPDEVLNHRVLYDRKYRESLVNLLKEFQEENEQMNTLKKQCELTCATKSLEEELSKNSRTLTKEVNKKTVEKESNESRSSSDSSGTETGDNDLFGLDSTNDLLQLLPDGSSKRKSICSTDSGISSQQESLSNFNTKKNNKKDNNSVLGTNNKVPGWSRHLNSHSPTPFHFRNVPRSRTTIYAKGSGDNELPSFSVLSQMIETWIQSHADQDCEYRSSILDGVQKSRANIPETIPETDSDKRYSDLRKACSTSAIDDVSWQETEKVPSSPTTPEPKHKSSLSQFYVRKTGAKSPCFTKVKNNPLQVQYEGSQYSNQLYKKWRSADNVNIHKNGAASVCPKCQLPDGPTTPGCELDMSDSLINSLPGQCCCISLNNSLNQPPSPQLRNTIRNENIYTPMVSIQQKLNLDVYMGEIPELCTTNIDTADIQYCEVFLPSGINKHHQYYLGELQRQFPWLPEVTVDVLRDDERKSKAFSNWLQILRRDKGYLHLQMVKIVERCWREEPPLASQEIKDLLLKCLPETPL